The Terriglobia bacterium genome window below encodes:
- a CDS encoding EAL domain-containing protein, which yields MNSKSDRLLIVDDNEMNRDMLARRLTRKGYSVTVADSAHQLEDRIKQEKVDLLLLDIEMPEISGLDALSKIRQTYSAAQLPVIMVTAKNQSEDIVIALELGANDYLTKPVDFPVALARIGNQLSYKHTEKALRESEERYALAARGSNDGLWDWNLVDQTVYFSPRWKSMLGHPETEIGDQPAELFDRIHSSDKDQVDNAIAAHLKGETAHLEAEARLRHKNGTYRWMLIRGMMVCDESGAPHRMAGSQTDITGGKVADPLTGLPNRLLFLDRLVQRIDYRKRHPEDLFAVLFLDLDGFKMVNDSLGHLAGDKLLVEVAERLETVLRSTDTVTRLDDEVTLARLGGDEFAILLNELHLPSDVAAVADRLLSELNRPFKIDDKEIYTTVSIGIAVSTLDYQTAEEFLRDADTAMYRAKSLGKARYEIFDGEMRASVIERLQLETDLRHGIERDEFRNFYQPIISLDSGKIVGFEALVRWQHPGRGLVGPNEFIPVAEETGLIRDMGWQVLERACAQLAEWRKLVPDYADLTMSVNLSVRQFPQPHFAERVEALLGQLGLPENSLKLEITESSLMSDPVAAVNLLSRLKELGVRLAIDDFGTGYSSLSYLQRFPLDTLKIDRSFTMAMGSGQKEETIVSSIMRLAQKLGLDVVAEGVETEEQLVFLKEVECKFAQGFYFSKPMRAEDAEKLMMSPAMLAGTMKSNMSSDGIVRALMPELAGIASS from the coding sequence ATGAATTCCAAGTCTGATCGTTTGCTCATTGTTGACGATAACGAAATGAATCGCGATATGCTCGCCCGCCGGCTGACCCGGAAGGGGTACTCGGTGACGGTTGCCGACAGCGCTCACCAGTTGGAAGACCGCATCAAGCAGGAAAAAGTCGATTTATTGTTGCTCGATATCGAAATGCCCGAAATCAGCGGCCTCGATGCCCTGTCAAAGATACGGCAGACGTACTCTGCAGCGCAGCTCCCTGTCATTATGGTGACGGCAAAAAACCAGAGTGAGGACATCGTGATAGCCCTCGAACTGGGTGCCAATGATTACCTCACCAAACCGGTGGATTTTCCCGTCGCCTTAGCCCGCATCGGCAACCAGTTGTCGTACAAACACACCGAAAAGGCGTTGCGGGAAAGCGAAGAACGTTATGCGCTGGCGGCTCGCGGCTCCAATGATGGTCTATGGGACTGGAATTTAGTCGATCAAACCGTCTACTTTTCTCCCCGCTGGAAGTCGATGCTCGGACACCCGGAAACTGAAATCGGCGATCAGCCCGCGGAGTTATTCGACCGTATCCACTCGTCTGACAAAGATCAGGTGGATAATGCCATCGCAGCGCATCTGAAAGGTGAAACCGCCCACCTGGAGGCTGAAGCCCGCCTACGTCATAAAAACGGTACCTACCGTTGGATGCTGATCCGGGGAATGATGGTTTGCGACGAATCGGGTGCGCCTCACCGCATGGCCGGCTCCCAAACCGACATCACCGGCGGCAAGGTGGCCGACCCGCTAACCGGTCTCCCGAACCGGCTCTTGTTTTTAGACCGGCTCGTGCAGCGGATAGATTACCGGAAGCGTCATCCCGAAGATCTGTTCGCCGTTCTCTTCCTCGACCTGGATGGCTTTAAAATGGTCAATGACAGCCTGGGGCATCTCGCCGGCGACAAGTTGCTTGTCGAGGTGGCCGAGCGGTTGGAAACAGTACTGCGCTCCACGGACACGGTGACCCGCCTCGATGACGAGGTCACGCTTGCACGCCTGGGTGGAGACGAATTCGCGATTCTCCTCAATGAACTTCATCTTCCCTCCGACGTGGCTGCCGTGGCCGACCGATTACTGAGCGAGCTGAATCGCCCCTTCAAGATCGATGACAAAGAGATATACACCACCGTCAGCATCGGCATCGCAGTCAGCACTCTGGACTATCAGACCGCGGAGGAATTTCTGCGCGACGCCGACACCGCAATGTATCGCGCCAAATCCTTAGGCAAAGCGCGCTATGAAATATTCGACGGCGAGATGCGTGCGTCCGTCATTGAGCGCCTGCAGTTGGAAACGGATCTCCGCCACGGCATTGAGCGTGATGAGTTCCGTAATTTCTATCAGCCGATCATCTCGCTCGATTCAGGCAAGATCGTTGGCTTCGAAGCTCTGGTGCGTTGGCAACATCCCGGCCGAGGTCTGGTTGGCCCCAACGAGTTCATTCCCGTGGCCGAAGAAACAGGATTGATTCGGGATATGGGTTGGCAGGTCCTGGAGCGGGCCTGCGCACAGCTTGCCGAGTGGAGAAAACTGGTGCCGGATTATGCTGATTTGACCATGAGCGTAAATCTTTCCGTCAGGCAGTTTCCGCAGCCGCACTTCGCTGAAAGGGTCGAAGCGTTGCTGGGACAACTCGGTCTTCCCGAGAACTCGTTGAAACTGGAAATAACCGAAAGCAGTTTGATGTCGGATCCCGTTGCCGCAGTGAACCTCCTGTCGCGGCTCAAAGAGCTTGGAGTCCGGCTTGCCATCGACGATTTCGGCACCGGGTACTCTTCTCTCAGCTACCTCCAGCGTTTCCCGCTCGACACTCTGAAAATCGACCGCTCCTTCACCATGGCGATGGGTAGCGGACAAAAGGAAGAAACGATAGTCAGTTCGATCATGCGCCTGGCACAGAAACTGGGATTGGATGTCGTGGCCGAGGGCGTCGAAACAGAGGAGCAACTGGTATTTCTAAAGGAAGTGGAGTGCAAATTCGCCCAAGGTTTTTACTTCTCCAAGCCGATGCGCGCAGAAGACGCGGAAAAGCTCATGATGTCTCCGGCAATGCTCGCAGGGACAATGAAATCAAACATGAGTTCTGATGGAATTGTACGGGCCCTAATGCCGGAACTCGCCGGAATCGCATCCAGCTGA
- a CDS encoding YfiR family protein yields the protein MRHLRLPFALAAIFLISGLQARAQTFDSSSGSSEYLVKAGFIYNFAKLVEWPQNAFSNSAQPIVIGVLGNESFAATLERAVDGKKVENHPILVKRLRVPKDTKECGCHILFLASGESAHADEIIQLLNGTFVLTIGETPRFTRQGGIINLILDDGKVRFEVNVDAAKQANLNISSRLLSLAKIVQTSR from the coding sequence ATGAGACATCTGAGACTACCGTTTGCCCTTGCCGCAATCTTCCTGATATCCGGGTTGCAAGCGCGAGCTCAAACATTCGATTCATCGTCTGGTTCATCTGAATACCTTGTGAAGGCCGGCTTTATCTACAATTTCGCCAAGCTGGTCGAATGGCCTCAGAACGCTTTTTCAAATTCCGCCCAACCGATAGTGATTGGCGTTCTGGGCAACGAATCCTTTGCGGCGACTCTCGAGCGGGCTGTGGATGGGAAAAAGGTCGAAAACCACCCGATCCTTGTAAAGCGATTGAGAGTCCCGAAAGATACCAAAGAATGCGGCTGTCATATTCTCTTTCTCGCCTCCGGAGAGAGTGCGCACGCCGATGAAATAATCCAATTGCTGAACGGCACGTTCGTACTGACAATCGGTGAAACTCCTCGATTTACGAGGCAAGGCGGCATCATCAACCTGATTCTCGACGACGGCAAAGTCCGGTTCGAAGTCAATGTGGACGCCGCCAAACAGGCAAATCTCAACATAAGTTCGCGGCTGCTCAGTCTGGCAAAAATTGTCCAGACGTCGAGGTGA
- a CDS encoding ATP-binding protein, with protein MNLRDLSIKRKLTLMAMLTSSIALVLSSASFLVYDLVSFRKLLNQDLTTQAQIIAYNSAAAMAFKDEAAAKVTLSALTAKDDVLAAVLYTTDGHIFAHYSRADNLNAPVPERPGGDGYRLEGNYIEVFSEVKLGGERLGTLFLQSDMQRWNARARQYAGILGIFVLISGAFSWLVSSKLQILVSGPILHLEQTMRAVSVDRNYAVRAVKSCGDEIGRLIDGFNTMLSEIQHRDKAVQRANDDLKTRTKELEQEIFHRKRTQEELLKAKDSAEDASRAKSAFLANMSHELRTPLNAIIGYSEMLEEESRESGQAESVRDLQRIQSAGKHLLSLINDVLDLSKIEAGKMALHLETFQLDPLIEEIGTTLQPAAEKNSNRLTLNVPEELGAMHADVTKVRQVLFNLVSNACKFTDHGTITLDVERRSDENEQDWIIFRVTDSGIGMTPEQQWKLFQDFAQADTSIVRKFGGTGLGLAISSRFAEMMHGRIDVESKIGEGSTFTVTLPASVAAGGTEAAPPPVQKVRPEEPRETTVAVEKKEQSDTILIIDDDATVRDLMTRTLGKLGFNTVAAESGEAGLRLAREIRPRIITLDVVMPGLDGWDVLAEFKEDPELASIPVIMVTVVDNEALGLDRGASDYLVKPIDRDRLAVALEQYRTRPVELEASSS; from the coding sequence ATGAATCTTAGAGATCTCTCGATCAAACGCAAACTGACACTGATGGCGATGCTGACCAGCAGCATCGCATTGGTTCTCTCTTCCGCGAGCTTCCTGGTTTACGACCTGGTTTCATTCCGGAAACTGCTCAACCAGGATCTAACAACGCAGGCGCAGATCATTGCCTATAACAGCGCCGCAGCGATGGCATTCAAGGATGAGGCCGCAGCAAAGGTCACGCTATCCGCCCTTACAGCCAAGGACGACGTCCTGGCGGCGGTTCTGTATACGACCGACGGCCATATTTTTGCGCACTATTCCCGTGCCGACAACCTGAACGCCCCCGTTCCGGAACGTCCCGGCGGAGACGGTTACCGGCTCGAGGGCAATTATATTGAGGTCTTCAGCGAGGTTAAGCTGGGCGGTGAGCGCCTTGGGACGCTCTTCCTTCAGTCCGACATGCAGCGCTGGAATGCCCGCGCGCGCCAGTATGCGGGAATCCTGGGGATCTTTGTTTTGATCTCCGGCGCGTTTTCCTGGCTGGTTTCTTCGAAGCTCCAGATTCTGGTTTCCGGGCCGATCCTGCATCTGGAACAGACCATGAGAGCAGTCTCGGTGGACAGAAACTACGCCGTGCGTGCGGTGAAGTCCTGCGGCGACGAGATCGGGCGCCTGATCGACGGTTTCAACACGATGCTTTCCGAAATTCAGCACCGGGATAAGGCGGTCCAGCGGGCCAATGACGACCTGAAGACCCGCACCAAAGAATTGGAACAGGAAATCTTCCATCGCAAACGGACCCAGGAGGAACTCCTGAAGGCGAAGGACTCGGCCGAAGATGCAAGCCGTGCAAAAAGCGCCTTCCTTGCCAATATGAGCCACGAATTGCGCACGCCGCTCAACGCAATCATCGGCTATAGCGAAATGCTCGAGGAAGAGTCTCGCGAATCCGGCCAGGCCGAAAGTGTGCGGGATTTGCAGAGGATTCAGTCGGCCGGGAAGCATTTACTTTCGCTGATCAATGATGTGCTGGACCTTTCGAAAATTGAAGCCGGGAAAATGGCGCTTCACCTGGAGACCTTCCAGCTTGATCCATTGATCGAAGAAATCGGTACAACTCTTCAACCTGCGGCAGAGAAGAATTCCAACCGGCTTACGCTGAATGTGCCAGAAGAGCTCGGCGCCATGCATGCTGATGTCACGAAAGTCCGGCAGGTCTTATTTAATCTCGTCAGTAACGCTTGTAAGTTCACGGATCATGGCACGATTACCCTGGACGTGGAACGCCGGAGCGACGAGAACGAGCAGGACTGGATCATTTTCCGCGTTACCGACAGCGGCATAGGCATGACGCCTGAACAGCAGTGGAAGCTTTTCCAGGATTTTGCCCAGGCTGATACTTCCATTGTGCGCAAATTCGGTGGAACGGGCCTGGGTCTTGCCATCAGTTCCCGCTTCGCCGAGATGATGCATGGCCGAATTGATGTCGAAAGCAAGATCGGCGAAGGCTCCACATTTACAGTGACGCTCCCTGCCTCCGTCGCTGCGGGCGGCACAGAGGCAGCTCCACCGCCGGTTCAGAAGGTTCGGCCGGAAGAGCCGCGGGAAACAACTGTGGCTGTAGAAAAGAAGGAGCAGTCAGACACCATCCTTATTATCGACGACGATGCCACTGTGCGCGACCTGATGACGCGCACCCTCGGCAAATTGGGATTTAACACGGTTGCCGCAGAAAGCGGCGAAGCCGGCCTGCGGCTGGCGCGCGAAATCCGTCCCAGGATCATCACCCTGGATGTGGTCATGCCCGGTCTCGACGGTTGGGACGTCCTGGCGGAGTTTAAAGAAGATCCGGAGTTGGCCTCGATTCCCGTAATCATGGTGACGGTTGTCGACAACGAGGCGCTGGGCCTCGATCGGGGGGCGTCCGATTACCTGGTGAAACCCATAGACCGGGACCGGCTTGCGGTTGCTCTGGAGCAATACCGGACACGTCCGGTCGAACTGGAAGCGTCTTCGAGTTAG
- a CDS encoding response regulator, which produces MPKILLVEDNEMNRDMLSRRLQRRGYSVVMAHDGEQGRAMAASEAPDLILMDIGLPDIDGWEVARLLKSAESTRDIPIIALTAHALVTDRQKAFEVGCDDYDTKPVDFARLSEKIEHLLAEKRCHEFQV; this is translated from the coding sequence ATGCCAAAGATTCTACTTGTTGAAGACAATGAAATGAACCGCGACATGCTCTCGCGGCGCCTGCAAAGGCGGGGTTACTCCGTAGTCATGGCGCATGACGGCGAGCAAGGCCGTGCCATGGCGGCCTCGGAAGCACCCGATTTGATTCTGATGGATATCGGTTTACCCGACATCGATGGTTGGGAGGTCGCGCGGCTGCTGAAATCGGCCGAGAGCACCCGCGATATTCCGATTATCGCGCTGACGGCTCACGCACTGGTTACCGATCGTCAAAAGGCCTTCGAGGTGGGCTGCGATGATTACGATACGAAGCCGGTCGATTTCGCAAGGTTAAGCGAAAAAATAGAACATTTGCTCGCCGAGAAGAGGTGTCATGAATTCCAAGTCTGA